In the Arthrobacter sp. 31Y genome, one interval contains:
- the pknB gene encoding Stk1 family PASTA domain-containing Ser/Thr kinase has product MVQEPTQDHLIGTTVDGRYTVRSRLARGGMSTVYLATDQRLERDVALKVLHPHLANDPTFLERLSREAKAAASLSHPHIVGVLDQGEDGHIAYLVMEYVKGHTLRDTLSEQGPLPPRLALALIDPVIEGLAAAHRSGLIHRDVKPENVLIADDGRIKVGDFGLARAISANTSTGALIGTVAYLAPELVLGQPADARSDIYSAGIMLYEMLAGKQPYTGDSPIQVAYQHVNAVVGRPSDAAPGLAEDLDELVQWCTAADAENRPVDGAALLTELRHIRTTLTDEELDHRQAFSRPAGSSLAGAATTEPGSSDANPTEALATAASPTELISQQSNPTTIMAAGAPRRPQSAAVAPGNHQDARQPGKRELKRLERQENKDRARAAATPSRPLREGNPRRRGIIWTIVIVILATLAASAGWFFGMGPGSPGTVPDVKNKTVAEAQQLLRTAGFNSEPQDVFDDDIVAGLAVGTEPESGAEVRKFQPITLFVSKGAQLFPLSGLAGGTLDEAKIALNAAEMALGNVTEAFDEKVPAGVVISQDPAKGTEVRHGTPVSLVVSKGPQPIPVPDVRGLAQDAAVKALQDAGLKAVIAPETVNDKTVPKGAVVSQLPANGTLIRGEAVTLTVSKGPKLVKVPSFIGKQAAEAERELKKLGFKVEVNKVLGGFFGTVRDQSPVNAEVPEDSVVTLTVV; this is encoded by the coding sequence ATGGTGCAAGAACCAACGCAGGACCACCTCATCGGAACCACTGTGGACGGCCGATACACGGTCCGTTCCCGCCTGGCGAGAGGCGGAATGTCCACTGTTTACCTGGCCACGGACCAGCGCCTGGAGCGCGACGTGGCCCTCAAAGTCCTGCACCCGCATTTGGCCAACGACCCCACATTCCTGGAGCGTCTAAGCCGCGAAGCCAAAGCGGCCGCAAGTCTCTCGCACCCGCACATCGTAGGCGTGCTCGACCAAGGCGAGGACGGCCATATTGCCTACCTGGTCATGGAGTACGTCAAAGGTCACACCCTTCGTGACACCCTGAGCGAACAGGGGCCGTTGCCGCCCCGCCTTGCCTTGGCCCTGATCGACCCCGTGATCGAGGGCCTGGCTGCCGCGCACCGCTCAGGCCTGATCCATCGCGACGTCAAGCCTGAGAACGTCCTCATAGCTGACGACGGCCGCATCAAAGTGGGAGACTTCGGCCTGGCCAGGGCCATCTCTGCCAATACCAGCACCGGCGCCCTGATAGGCACAGTGGCCTATTTGGCTCCCGAGCTTGTCCTCGGCCAGCCCGCAGATGCCCGCAGCGACATTTACTCGGCCGGCATCATGCTCTATGAGATGTTGGCGGGCAAACAGCCGTACACGGGAGACTCCCCCATCCAGGTTGCCTACCAGCACGTCAATGCCGTGGTGGGACGCCCCTCGGATGCTGCTCCAGGCCTGGCAGAGGACCTAGATGAACTGGTGCAGTGGTGCACTGCGGCAGACGCGGAGAACAGGCCGGTGGATGGTGCTGCGCTGCTGACGGAACTCCGCCACATACGCACCACCCTGACAGACGAAGAACTGGACCACAGGCAAGCATTCTCCCGGCCGGCAGGCTCTTCCTTAGCCGGTGCGGCAACCACCGAACCCGGCAGTTCGGATGCCAACCCCACAGAAGCCCTGGCCACCGCTGCCTCGCCCACGGAATTGATCTCCCAGCAGAGCAACCCCACCACCATCATGGCTGCGGGGGCTCCACGCAGGCCGCAAAGCGCCGCCGTAGCTCCCGGGAACCATCAGGACGCACGCCAGCCCGGCAAGCGGGAACTGAAGAGACTCGAACGGCAGGAGAACAAAGACCGCGCACGGGCCGCAGCAACGCCGAGTCGCCCGTTACGCGAGGGGAACCCCCGCCGCCGTGGCATCATCTGGACCATCGTGATCGTTATCCTTGCAACGCTTGCGGCATCGGCTGGTTGGTTCTTCGGGATGGGACCCGGATCTCCGGGGACCGTACCCGACGTCAAGAACAAAACCGTTGCCGAAGCCCAGCAGCTTCTCCGCACTGCCGGATTCAACTCTGAACCGCAAGACGTTTTCGACGACGACATCGTTGCAGGGCTGGCCGTTGGGACCGAACCCGAATCCGGCGCTGAAGTCCGGAAGTTCCAGCCCATCACCCTTTTCGTTTCCAAAGGCGCCCAGCTTTTCCCCTTGTCCGGTTTGGCCGGTGGCACTTTGGACGAAGCCAAGATTGCCTTAAACGCGGCCGAGATGGCTCTGGGCAACGTCACGGAGGCTTTCGACGAAAAGGTTCCGGCCGGCGTCGTCATTTCGCAGGACCCCGCCAAAGGCACCGAAGTCAGGCATGGCACCCCGGTGTCGCTGGTGGTCTCCAAGGGGCCCCAGCCCATCCCCGTGCCCGACGTGCGTGGGCTGGCACAGGATGCAGCAGTGAAGGCTCTTCAGGACGCCGGCCTAAAAGCCGTGATCGCTCCGGAGACGGTCAATGACAAGACGGTTCCCAAGGGCGCTGTCGTCTCCCAGCTGCCGGCCAACGGCACGCTTATCCGGGGCGAAGCTGTGACGCTCACGGTGTCCAAGGGACCCAAGTTGGTGAAGGTCCCCAGTTTCATCGGCAAGCAGGCCGCCGAAGCTGAAAGGGAGTTGAAGAAACTGGGTTTCAAAGTTGAGGTCAACAAAGTCCTGGGCGGGTTCTTCGGCACCGTCCGCGACCAGAGTCCCGTGAATGCCGAGGTTCCGGAAGATTCAGTGGTGACACTGACAGTTGTCTAA
- a CDS encoding class II 3-deoxy-7-phosphoheptulonate synthase, translated as MTELTANTAPSAADPLASTAQSGAANYPGLDAWRDLPISQQPTWSNSEVFKASVKELSVVPPLVFAGEVDVLRERLAAAAQGKAFLLQGGDCAETFEAATADRISARVKTILQMAVVLTYGAAMPVIKMGRMAGQFAKPRSSNDETRDGVTLPAYRGDIVNGYDFTPESRAHDAGRMLKAYHTSASTLNLIRAFTQGGFADLRLVHQWNKGFTENPAHARYESLARDIDRAISFMDSCGADFEALKRVEFFASHEALLLDYERALTRIDSRTGLPYDTSAHFLWIGERTRELDHAHVDFLSRVRNPIGVKLGPTTSGDDALRLIDKLDPNREPGRLTFITRMGAGNIREKLPAVVERVTASGAQVLWVTDPMHGNTVTSPNGYKTRNFDDVIDEVRGFFEVHQSLGTVPGGLHVEMTGDDVAECLGGADPIDQDAFLDRYESVCDPRLNHMQSLEMAFLVAGALSKK; from the coding sequence GTGACTGAGCTAACCGCGAACACCGCACCCTCCGCAGCAGATCCTCTTGCCAGTACCGCCCAGAGCGGCGCGGCAAATTACCCCGGGCTCGACGCCTGGCGGGACCTGCCGATTTCCCAGCAGCCCACGTGGTCCAACTCTGAAGTCTTCAAGGCTTCCGTTAAGGAACTCTCCGTGGTGCCGCCCCTGGTCTTCGCCGGTGAAGTGGACGTCCTGAGGGAGCGCCTCGCGGCTGCTGCCCAGGGCAAGGCTTTCCTCCTGCAGGGCGGCGACTGCGCTGAGACTTTTGAGGCCGCTACTGCGGACAGAATCAGTGCCAGGGTCAAGACAATCCTCCAGATGGCAGTGGTCCTCACATACGGCGCTGCCATGCCCGTCATCAAGATGGGGCGGATGGCCGGACAGTTCGCGAAGCCGCGTTCTTCCAATGACGAGACCCGAGATGGCGTGACGCTTCCGGCTTACCGCGGCGACATCGTCAATGGTTACGACTTCACCCCCGAATCCCGCGCGCACGACGCCGGCCGGATGCTGAAGGCCTATCACACCTCTGCTTCCACGCTGAACCTCATCCGTGCGTTTACCCAGGGCGGCTTCGCCGATCTTCGCCTCGTTCACCAGTGGAACAAGGGGTTCACCGAGAACCCGGCACATGCACGCTACGAATCCTTAGCGCGGGACATCGACCGTGCCATCAGCTTCATGGACTCCTGCGGTGCTGACTTCGAAGCACTCAAGCGCGTTGAATTCTTCGCCAGCCACGAAGCCCTGCTGCTCGACTACGAACGCGCACTGACCCGCATCGATTCGCGGACCGGACTGCCGTACGACACCTCCGCGCACTTCCTGTGGATCGGCGAGCGGACCCGCGAACTGGACCACGCCCACGTGGACTTCCTGTCCCGTGTACGTAACCCCATCGGCGTCAAGCTTGGCCCCACCACCAGCGGTGATGACGCCCTGCGCCTCATTGACAAACTGGACCCCAACCGCGAACCGGGCCGCCTCACGTTCATCACGCGCATGGGTGCAGGCAACATCCGCGAGAAGCTGCCTGCCGTCGTCGAACGCGTCACTGCATCCGGCGCGCAGGTGCTGTGGGTGACTGACCCGATGCACGGCAACACCGTGACCTCGCCGAACGGTTACAAGACTCGCAACTTCGATGACGTCATTGATGAGGTGCGTGGCTTCTTCGAGGTCCACCAGTCTTTGGGCACAGTACCTGGCGGACTCCACGTGGAAATGACCGGCGATGACGTTGCTGAGTGCCTGGGTGGTGCTGATCCCATCGACCAGGACGCCTTCCTGGATCGCTATGAGTCGGTGTGCGATCCCCGCCTCAACCACATGCAGTCCCTTGAGATGGCATTCCTCGTGGCCGGAGCCCTCTCCAAGAAGTAG
- a CDS encoding LysM peptidoglycan-binding domain-containing protein — MTTPRSPKRTMSMPVIAATTAALPAVVLSSLALAQPSMATPAPQPRKIPATLAAAMKAQAVNVGSVIPANAVAATIPTALRPMAPSVPDSYTIVRGDTISAIARRFNLDTTAVLQLNKLSATTLIYPGQTIKLTGTAPAAPAKPAPAAPSAPSAPSSATVYTVVPGDTLGAIAAKHGVPLSSIFSWNGLNGSSIIYPGQKIKVSGGSAPSAPTAPAAPAPAPAPLAGTGSYTIKAGDTLSSIASRHGVSLAALMAANNNVTATTVIYPGQKLTIPGAGLQPVGETKPLVPSTFLGFTYPPAVVSSANENKALLNASPVPSRAEMKSIVADTARRMGVSPSLALAFAEQESGFDQRAVSPANAIGTMQVIPSSGQWASDLVGRKLNLLDPYDNATAGVAIIRTLIATSKDLDTAIAGYYQGQYSVSKYGMYDDTKRYVESIKARQRTFG, encoded by the coding sequence ATGACGACGCCCCGCTCGCCGAAACGAACCATGAGCATGCCGGTTATCGCGGCAACCACGGCCGCGCTTCCCGCCGTGGTTTTGTCCTCGCTTGCCCTGGCCCAACCCTCCATGGCAACACCGGCACCGCAGCCGCGAAAGATTCCCGCCACTCTCGCTGCGGCCATGAAGGCGCAAGCAGTCAACGTGGGCTCTGTCATTCCTGCCAATGCGGTGGCAGCCACCATTCCTACCGCTCTGCGCCCCATGGCTCCGTCCGTACCGGACAGCTACACGATCGTCCGCGGGGACACCATCAGCGCCATCGCGCGCCGCTTCAACCTGGACACAACGGCAGTTCTCCAGCTGAACAAGCTTTCTGCCACCACCCTCATCTACCCAGGTCAGACCATCAAGCTCACGGGCACAGCCCCGGCAGCACCGGCGAAGCCAGCACCCGCCGCCCCCAGTGCACCGAGCGCCCCCAGCAGCGCAACTGTCTACACCGTGGTACCCGGCGATACCCTGGGCGCCATTGCAGCCAAGCACGGCGTACCGTTGTCCAGCATCTTCAGCTGGAACGGGCTGAACGGAAGCTCCATCATCTATCCCGGCCAGAAAATCAAGGTCAGTGGTGGATCCGCGCCATCAGCACCCACAGCGCCGGCCGCCCCGGCGCCAGCACCTGCCCCTTTGGCTGGCACGGGTTCCTACACCATCAAGGCAGGCGACACCCTCAGTTCCATTGCTTCCCGCCACGGGGTTTCGCTCGCTGCGTTGATGGCCGCCAATAACAACGTCACAGCCACCACGGTCATCTACCCGGGTCAGAAGCTCACCATCCCCGGCGCCGGCCTGCAGCCGGTTGGCGAGACCAAGCCGTTGGTTCCCAGCACATTCCTCGGTTTCACTTACCCGCCGGCAGTTGTCAGCTCCGCCAACGAGAACAAGGCCCTGCTCAACGCTTCACCGGTGCCCAGCCGTGCCGAGATGAAGAGCATCGTGGCTGACACCGCCCGGCGCATGGGAGTGAGCCCGTCCCTGGCTTTGGCCTTCGCCGAGCAGGAGTCCGGCTTCGACCAGCGCGCCGTCTCCCCCGCCAATGCCATTGGCACCATGCAGGTCATCCCCTCATCCGGGCAATGGGCTTCGGATCTGGTGGGCCGCAAGCTCAACCTCTTGGACCCTTACGACAATGCCACGGCAGGGGTGGCAATCATTCGGACGCTCATTGCCACCAGCAAGGACCTGGACACGGCAATCGCCGGCTATTATCAAGGTCAATATTCCGTCAGCAAGTACGGCATGTACGACGACACCAAGCGCTACGTCGAATCGATCAAGGCACGCCAGCGCACCTTCGGTTAG
- a CDS encoding lysophospholipid acyltransferase family protein: MFYWVMKRIFLGPILKLLFRPWVKGLDNVPENGAAILASNHLSFSDSIFLPLMVHRPVIFLAKSEYFTGKGLKGRLTALFFRLSNQLPMDRSGGAASEMSLQAGKDVLNSGGLLGIYPEGTRSPDARLYRGKVGVARLALQTRVPVVPVAMIGTEKVQPIGKRLPNIRRIGLIFGQPLDFSRYYGMEDDRLIQRAVTDEIMYELMRLSGQEYVDEYAAVVKAQLAGKGPEPVHKIEVAEEAAADIAEDRDDPRSEGTESTGKL, from the coding sequence GTGTTCTATTGGGTCATGAAGAGGATCTTTCTTGGTCCCATCCTCAAGCTCTTGTTCCGTCCCTGGGTGAAGGGGCTGGACAACGTTCCCGAAAACGGCGCCGCCATCCTGGCGTCCAATCACTTGTCCTTCTCGGACTCCATCTTCCTGCCCCTGATGGTTCACCGGCCCGTGATCTTCCTGGCCAAGTCCGAGTACTTCACCGGGAAAGGGCTCAAAGGCCGCCTCACTGCACTGTTCTTCCGGCTGAGCAACCAATTGCCCATGGACCGTTCGGGCGGTGCGGCATCGGAAATGTCGCTGCAGGCCGGCAAGGACGTTCTGAACTCCGGTGGCCTGCTGGGGATCTATCCGGAAGGCACGCGCAGTCCGGACGCCAGGCTCTACCGCGGGAAAGTTGGCGTGGCCAGGCTGGCACTCCAGACACGCGTCCCTGTGGTGCCTGTGGCCATGATCGGTACGGAGAAGGTGCAGCCCATCGGTAAACGGCTCCCCAACATCCGCCGGATCGGCCTCATTTTTGGGCAGCCCTTGGACTTTAGCCGTTACTACGGCATGGAGGATGACCGCTTGATCCAGAGGGCTGTGACCGATGAAATCATGTACGAGTTGATGCGGCTTTCCGGTCAGGAGTACGTGGATGAGTACGCAGCCGTGGTCAAGGCCCAGCTGGCCGGCAAGGGCCCGGAACCGGTCCACAAGATTGAGGTTGCCGAAGAGGCCGCCGCAGACATTGCTGAAGACAGGGACGACCCCCGGAGTGAGGGAACTGAATCAACGGGGAAACTGTGA
- a CDS encoding Rv2175c family DNA-binding protein — protein sequence MSNVESLVSDWLPLPDVAELLEVSITKVHGLLDERALVAIRQGERNIRSIPALFVQDGHVVDSLKGTIAVLGDAGYNDEELIVWLFTPDESLRGRPIDALREGRKTEIRRRAQSLAW from the coding sequence GTGAGTAATGTAGAAAGCCTTGTTTCCGACTGGCTGCCGCTGCCGGATGTCGCTGAACTTTTGGAAGTTTCCATCACCAAAGTCCACGGACTTCTGGACGAGCGTGCGCTTGTCGCCATCAGGCAGGGAGAGCGGAACATCCGCTCTATCCCGGCCCTCTTTGTCCAGGACGGACATGTTGTAGACAGCTTGAAGGGAACCATTGCGGTTCTTGGCGACGCCGGCTACAACGACGAAGAATTGATTGTCTGGCTTTTCACCCCGGACGAGTCACTGCGGGGGCGTCCCATTGACGCCCTGCGCGAGGGGCGCAAGACGGAGATCAGGCGTCGCGCCCAGTCTTTGGCTTGGTAA